From Candidatus Eremiobacterota bacterium, one genomic window encodes:
- a CDS encoding alpha/beta hydrolase-fold protein codes for MATKVKEATYSGVIRVHYPLEKGTIVLRTEKDWNSDIEPDHVDRENHTYEFTVTNDHNNIVYKPCIREGHEMKWEHGGNRVTMLDGEIIEDVYPMFIPRASGSITQIFKVPSKILGRDVLLRLYLPAGYEENSLTRYPTIYMHDGKNLFFPQEAFLGREWTVDENLELLNKMSLVEPFIVVGVYAGNREFEYTKPGYESYGKSLVQEVKPWIDKNFRTSSNPWNNCVMGSSLGGVVSFYLGWEYPEVFGAAVCLSSTFGWKDNLFERVENDPIENRAGLRVYMDSGWPGDNYERTARMVFTMLGRGFRLGQVIHLAFPMAAHDENAWASRLHIPFQLFAGRVRRTHMKRAFPQSMIEGAQAAKQEKAPVVKAPALKAPAVKAPAVKAPAPKAPAVKAPAVKAPAPKAPAPKAPAPKAPAPKAP; via the coding sequence ATGGCAACAAAAGTGAAAGAAGCGACGTATTCAGGAGTAATCAGGGTGCACTATCCTCTCGAGAAGGGGACCATAGTGCTGAGGACCGAGAAGGACTGGAACAGCGATATCGAGCCTGACCATGTAGACAGGGAAAACCACACCTATGAATTTACCGTCACCAACGACCACAACAATATTGTGTATAAGCCCTGCATCAGGGAAGGGCACGAGATGAAGTGGGAGCACGGCGGCAACAGGGTGACGATGCTTGATGGCGAGATCATAGAGGATGTCTATCCCATGTTTATTCCCCGCGCCAGCGGCTCCATCACCCAGATTTTCAAGGTGCCTTCAAAAATTCTCGGAAGGGACGTGCTGCTGCGCCTTTACCTCCCCGCAGGCTACGAGGAGAACTCCCTCACGCGATATCCCACCATCTACATGCACGACGGCAAGAACCTCTTTTTCCCCCAGGAAGCCTTCCTGGGAAGAGAATGGACCGTCGATGAGAACCTGGAGCTCCTCAACAAGATGAGCCTTGTTGAGCCGTTTATAGTCGTAGGTGTCTATGCCGGCAACAGGGAGTTTGAGTACACGAAGCCCGGTTATGAGAGCTATGGCAAAAGCCTTGTCCAGGAGGTGAAGCCCTGGATCGACAAGAACTTCCGCACCAGCAGCAACCCCTGGAACAACTGCGTGATGGGCTCGTCGCTCGGTGGCGTGGTCTCCTTTTACCTGGGCTGGGAGTACCCGGAAGTCTTCGGCGCTGCCGTGTGCCTGTCAAGCACCTTCGGATGGAAAGACAATCTCTTTGAGCGCGTTGAAAATGATCCCATCGAGAACAGGGCGGGCCTGAGAGTTTATATGGACAGCGGGTGGCCCGGCGACAACTACGAGAGGACTGCGAGGATGGTTTTCACCATGCTGGGGAGAGGCTTCAGGCTCGGGCAGGTAATCCACCTGGCATTCCCGATGGCCGCCCATGACGAGAACGCCTGGGCCTCAAGGCTTCATATCCCGTTCCAGCTCTTCGCAGGAAGGGTGAGGAGGACCCATATGAAGCGCGCATTCCCTCAATCAATGATTGAAGGAGCTCAAGCTGCGAAGCAGGAGAAGGCTCCCGTAGTAAAGGCACCCGCGTTAAAGGCACCCGCGGTAAAGGCACCCGCGGTAAAGGCACCTGCGCCAAAGGCTCCCGCGGTAAAGGCTCCCGCGGTAAAGGCTCCCGCGCCAAAGGCTCCCGCGCCAAAGGCTCCCGCGCCAAAGGCTCCCGCGCCAAAGGCTCCC
- a CDS encoding V-type ATP synthase subunit B: protein MIPELIQHTRINDIVGNMIRVQAENVALGELAMVENPDGEESQARVVEFKKDLASLQVFSGGKGISTGASVRFLRHFMEVLYSPNILGRIFGGTGEPIDGGPSLNSDPRIPVSSATVNPMMREMPHRMIRTNVPMIDLFNCLVESQKIPIFSIAGEPYNALLARIGFQADAEIVVFGGMGLAFDDYHFFRNSFEEHGVFGRTIMFVNQASDPVVERLLVPDLALAVAEKFAVLEHKRVLVLLTDMTSYADAMKEIGISLERIPALRGYMGDLYTQLARRYEKACDYRGAGSVTILTVTTMPGNDLTHPVPDNTGYITEGQFYLHDSVIDPFGSLSRLKQHVIGKETRDDHSQIMNTMIRLYSGSVEADKKQAMAFDLSPFDEKLLRFGKLFRSRFMDINVSLPVIEALDLCWQTLAECFEPQELLMKQSFIDKYYPKDAKEKAG from the coding sequence ATGATCCCGGAGCTTATTCAGCACACCCGTATTAACGACATTGTAGGCAATATGATCCGTGTGCAGGCTGAAAATGTCGCACTCGGCGAGCTTGCCATGGTGGAAAATCCCGACGGCGAAGAATCACAGGCCAGGGTGGTGGAGTTCAAGAAAGACCTTGCGAGTCTCCAGGTCTTCTCGGGGGGGAAGGGCATCTCCACCGGCGCCTCGGTGAGGTTCCTGCGCCACTTCATGGAGGTCCTCTATTCTCCCAACATCCTGGGCAGGATATTTGGGGGAACGGGCGAGCCCATAGACGGAGGGCCCTCACTCAACTCAGACCCCAGGATACCGGTGTCGAGCGCCACGGTAAACCCCATGATGCGCGAGATGCCCCACAGGATGATCAGGACGAACGTCCCCATGATCGACCTCTTCAACTGCCTCGTGGAGAGCCAGAAGATACCGATTTTTTCCATCGCGGGGGAGCCCTACAATGCCCTCCTCGCCCGCATCGGCTTCCAGGCAGACGCGGAGATAGTGGTCTTCGGCGGTATGGGCCTGGCCTTTGACGATTACCATTTCTTCAGGAACAGCTTCGAGGAGCATGGCGTGTTCGGCCGCACGATAATGTTTGTAAACCAGGCTTCCGATCCCGTCGTGGAGAGGCTGCTGGTGCCCGACCTTGCGCTGGCCGTGGCCGAGAAGTTTGCCGTTCTGGAGCATAAGCGGGTGCTGGTGCTCCTCACCGATATGACCTCTTATGCCGACGCGATGAAAGAGATAGGGATCTCCCTCGAGCGCATTCCGGCGCTCCGCGGCTACATGGGCGATCTCTACACACAGCTTGCGCGGCGCTACGAAAAAGCCTGTGATTACAGGGGAGCGGGCTCGGTGACGATACTCACCGTCACCACCATGCCGGGCAATGACCTGACCCACCCCGTTCCTGACAACACGGGGTACATCACCGAAGGGCAGTTCTATCTCCATGACAGCGTCATCGATCCCTTCGGCTCCCTCTCGAGGCTCAAGCAGCATGTGATAGGCAAGGAGACCCGCGACGACCACTCCCAGATTATGAACACGATGATACGCTTATACTCGGGAAGCGTGGAAGCCGACAAGAAGCAGGCCATGGCCTTTGACCTCTCGCCCTTTGACGAGAAGCTCCTGAGATTCGGCAAGCTCTTCCGCAGCCGCTTCATGGATATCAACGTGTCGCTGCCTGTCATAGAGGCTCTCGATCTTTGCTGGCAGACCCTCGCGGAATGCTTTGAGCCCCAGGAGCTCCTTATGAAGCAGAGCTTTATTGACAAGTATTACCCGAAAGATGCCAAGGAAAAGGCAGGATAA
- a CDS encoding V-type ATP synthase subunit D, with the protein MGKVTLSKSSLQKERTQLKLYQKMLPSLDLKRQQLTLELGKAREEHEKIKSRLETLKSETREQLPMLAVEDLALTGLVMLESVKVETENIVGVKLPVVREVKCSIRQYSMFARPFWVDILVERLREAAELSAVIYTAEKRVAILEQAKRRITQRVNLFEKVLIPGVKNDIKRIVTYLGDLERTSVVRSKLAKRKQPSAMEETLEP; encoded by the coding sequence ATGGGAAAAGTGACTCTGAGCAAGAGCTCCCTTCAGAAGGAGCGCACTCAGCTCAAGCTCTACCAGAAGATGCTTCCCTCCCTTGACCTCAAGCGCCAGCAGTTGACGCTTGAGCTCGGGAAGGCAAGGGAGGAGCATGAGAAGATCAAGTCACGCCTGGAAACCCTCAAAAGCGAGACAAGGGAGCAGCTCCCCATGCTGGCCGTCGAAGACCTGGCTCTCACGGGGCTTGTAATGCTGGAATCAGTGAAGGTGGAGACGGAGAATATCGTAGGGGTGAAACTGCCGGTGGTGCGGGAGGTAAAGTGCTCGATCCGCCAGTATTCGATGTTTGCCAGGCCCTTCTGGGTTGACATCCTGGTGGAGCGCCTCAGAGAGGCGGCAGAGCTTTCCGCCGTCATTTACACGGCGGAAAAAAGGGTGGCCATCCTGGAGCAGGCCAAGCGCCGCATCACCCAGCGCGTCAACCTCTTCGAGAAAGTGCTGATACCCGGCGTGAAAAACGATATCAAGCGCATCGTGACCTACCTGGGAGACCTGGAGAGAACGTCGGTGGTGCGCTCAAAGCTTGCGAAAAGGAAGCAGCCGTCGGCCATGGAGGAGACACTGGAGCCATGA